The Edaphobacter flagellatus sequence CGACAGCGGCAGGCTCACCCGTATGATGACGGACGTGCGCGCCATGCGTCCTCACGACCTAATCTCTGTCGTTGTCTCCGAGAGCCTGGCAGCATCGACGGATGGTACCGTGAAGAACTCACGCGCATCGAATGCAAGCTCACAGGTCTCGAATCTCTTCGGCACCCTTCATGCGGGCAACGCGTTACAGAACCTTATTAACCAGAACTCTGCAGCGGGCCTGAATGCTCAGGGCACAAGCGCCACCAACTCCAGCTTAAGCACCATTCTTGGCGGCCAGGTCATCGAGGTGCTACCGAACGGCATGCTCGTCATCGAGGCTGCGCGGCAGGTGGAATTCAGCCAGCAGACGCAAACGATCGTGCTGCGCGGTATCGTGCGCCCTGAAGACATCTCACAGCAGAACCAGATCCTTTCGACTGCGATTTCGAGCCTTGAGCTCGAGGTTCGAGGCAAAGGAATTATTACCGACTATACGCACCGACCAAACGCTCTGGTCAGGTTGTTGCAACGGGCGTTGATCTTCTAATCGCAGAGGCCATGCAGATATGAAACAACTGGTATCCATACCGTCGAAATGGCTTCTATCCATTGGGGCTTATGTTGCTCTTTTATCCATAGCATCTGCCCAAACGTTCGCTTCGGATATTACCTCTACTGCACATCAGGCTCGCGTAAAGGACATTGCCACGATTGAAGGCATACGCGATAACCAGCTTGTTGGCTACGGAATCGTAGTAGGCCTGCAAGGTACAGGTGATAGTCAGCAGACGGCATTCCCAACGCAAACGCTGGCATCGACGTTGCTGCGCATGGGAGTCAGCGTCCCCGCAGGAGCCATTCGGGTGCAGAACCTGGCAGCCGTCTTCGTATCAGCGACGCTGCCACCGTTCTCACGGCCCGGCACGAAGCTTGATATCACCGTCTCCTCTGCAGGAGACGCTCGCAGCCTGGAAGGCGGCCTACTGCTGATGACTCCGCTGTACGGAGCCGACGGAAAGATCTATGCGCAGGCACAAGGCCCTCTGGTCGTTGGCGGATACTCCATCGGAGCGAACGGCAATCTAAAGCAGGTGAATCATCCAAACACGGCGCGAGTTCCCTATGGCGGCATCGTCGAACGCGCAGTGCCGCTTGATTTTGCAGAACAGCGCCAGTTTTCGCTCTTGCTCAACGACGCCGACTTTCGCAGTGCAGAAGGAGTTGCCTCAGCGATTAATCATGCCGTTGGCCGCACTGCAGCCCATGTCGTCGACAGCAGGCGAATCAACTTAAGTGCTGCGGGTGGTGAGGAGGTTCCAGCCTTTCTCGCACAGGTGGAATCGGTTGAAGTTCCCGTCTTCCCACGCGCGAAGGTCATCGTCAACGAACGTACAGGGACAGTGGTGATTGGCGGAACTGTTGTGCTACAGCCGGTATCGATTCTTCATGGTGGGCTGGCCGTCAATGTCGTGAGTGAGTTTCAGGTCTCTCAGCCCAATGCATTTGGCCGAGGAGATACGAAGGTCGTACGGCAGACCAGCGTCGATGCTCTGGACAAACCCGTCAACAGAATTGAACTGAAACAGGGGGCTACTGTGGATGATCTAGTTCGCAGTCTGCAAACAATCGGCGCCTCGGCGAGAGACGTCATTTCGATTCTGCAGGCAATGAAGTCTGCCGGTGCGCTGGAAGCGGAGATTGAAGTCCTATGACCGTTACTTTGGATGGCGTAAACACAAATTTACCGTCTGTCGATACAGAGCGGCGCTCTAAACTTGCGGATGCGGCGCAACAGTTTGAGGCAATGATGCTCCAGGAGCTCCTAAAGCCCATGCGATCCGGTGAAGACGATCTGAGCGGAGAGAAGAACGAGGATAGCTCTATGGATACCATTGCGAGCTTTGGCACAGAGGCCGTTGCAAAAGCCATCTCGAAGAGCGGAGGCTTAGGAATTGCAAGGCAGATTATTCAACAGCTTTCTACGCGTGAGCCGTCTGCATCTGGGCAGGAAATTTCAAAATGAGTACTAAAGTTTGCTCAAGCTGCGCCGATATGCTCAAGTAGACGGAGGACGATGATGAGTTTTGGAGATGGAATTGGCGAGCTGAAAAACGTGCTGAGCACACTCACTCCTGTCGGTGAGGCGCAAGCCGCATCGCGCCCTGCAAATACGACTCTGCCTGCATCGAGCGGAACGGCACCAGCGGATGAAGCGAGCCTGAGTTCCGCCAGCGGTTTGGTTTCAAAGGCTCTGGCAACTCCCGATGTTCGGATGGAAAAAGTGGAAGCTCTGCGGCAGGCCATTGCAGATGGCAGCTATCAGGTTCCGTCCTCTGAAGTTGCCGGCAAAGTGATCGAATCGTTGATCAAATAGTGACACCTATCCTTCAACAGCATTAAGCACTTCAAGTCATCCAATTTCACGACAGCACCTGCAACTACGCGGGCACGATCGATCTTCGCCTCTGGCAGAAATGTGAGTAACGCATGGGAACAGTTAACTCATTGATGGATATGGCACGACAGGCCCTGATGGCCGACCAGGCAGCACTTGGTGTCATATCAAACAATGTCGCTAATCAAAATACGCCAGGCTACACACGGCAGGTTGTCAACTGGCAATCGCGAGATAGTGTGACCATCGGTGCTTATACAGTTGGCGGAGGTGTAGATGTTGGCTCGCAGGGAGTATCGCAACGGGACCGCATTCTGGAACAGCGCGTACAGCAACAGACCCAGACGCAGGCTCAGAGTCAGGCATTGGAAGACGCGTTGACTCAGATACAAAATGTCTTTGGTCTTAGCTCAACATCTACTTCTGCCAGCACGACGGCGCTGGGCTCAGCTATTGACTCCTTCTTCAACTCACTCTCTTCCCTGTCGGCGAATCCTTCAGATATGCCGACACGCCAGAAGGTTCTCGCCGCATCTCAAAATCTGGCCAGTGCTTTCAATTCTGCAGCCAACCAGATAACACAGATATCGACCAACCTCGACAAACAGGTTGCCGGAAACGTCGATCAGATCAATACGCTGACTGCGACGATTGCCACGCTCAATCAGAAGATCAGCAGCGCTTCTCCGAATACGGACGCCGGAGTTCTCGAAGATCAGCGTCAACAGGCTATCGCCCAGCTCTCCCAGTACGTCGGGCTGAATCAGATTACGAATGAAGCGAACGGTATCACACTTACAACAAGCAATGGAGCTGTGCTCGTAAGCGGTGGACAATCCCCTGCCCTAAGCACAACGCTTGTTGGAGGGGTCACTCACATCATCGCGGGGCCGACCAGTCAGGACGTCACCTCAGGCCTGACCGGCGGCTCACTCGGCGGAATTCTCGCAGCTAGAGATCAACAGATTCCAGTATTTCAAAACGCCCTTGATAACCTTGCCTATTCAATTGGGACACAGGTTAACACCGTGAATGCGCAGGGGCTGGATGGCTACGGAAACCCTGGCCAAGCAATCTTCGCTCTTCCGGCAACTGTATCGAATGCTGCAGCCCAGATTCAGGTCATCGCCAGCGATCCGCAGGCCATTGCCGCCGCAGCAATTGGTGAAGGCACTACCGGCAATAGCAATGCGTTGGCCTTGTCCCACCTTGCAACCACCGCTATCGCCTCAGGACAGACGGCATCGAACTTCTTTTCATCCTTTCTTGCTCAGATAGGAAGCGCTGCGGCAGGAGCAACAGCAGACAATACGGCACAACAGGCTATTCTTTCGCAGCTCACATCGCAGCGTAACGCGCTTTCGGGTGTCTCGCTCGATGAAGAAGCCGCAAACCTGACGAATTATCAACGTGCCTACCAGGCGGCAGCCAAGGTTTTTTCGATTGCCGATTCGGTAATGACAAGCGCGATCAACCTTGGCGTAACCACTTCTGTCTCCTAATTCCGTCATTACAAAGGAAAACGCATGCGAGCCGATCCCAGCTATGTCAACCTCTTGACGCAGTCGCTGAACGACGCCGCCAACCGAGCCAATATGCTCTCCGGTCAGCTTTCGAGCGGTTTGCGCGTACAGTCTCTCTCCGACGATCCGTCCGCGGCAGCACAAAGCACACAGATGGGCAGCCAGATCTCTCGTGTAGATACTTTCGTTCAAACGGCCTCGGGAACCTCATCGATGCTGCAAGTCACCGATTCCACCCTGGGCGAGGTCGTGACGCAGCTGACTTCGGCCATCTCTCTGGCAGTACAGGCTGCCAACGGAACGCTGAACAACGCCAATCTTCAGGCCGTTATGCAGCAGGTGACAGGCATTCGCGATCAGGTACTCTCACTGGCAAATACGAGCTATCAGGGCCACTACCTCTTCGCTGGAAGTAAAGGTACGGCAGCACCCTACTCGCTCGATACAACAACCACTCCAGCAACCGCAACCTACACCGGCGACTCCAACGTGCAGTTCATCGAGACGCCCAGCGGACAAAAGATTCAGACAAGCCTGCCCGGCTCGGCCATCTTTGGCTCGGGGACCTCGGGAGCGCTCGGTGTGTTGAATCAGTTCCTCGCCGATCTTGCCGCCGGAGCGCCTTCGAGCAGCTTCGCAACCGATACCAATGCACTCAACGATGCACTTGCCCAGGTATCGACACAACGTTCTTCGCTGAATGGCTCGCTAAGCACGCTTCAATCCACCAGCACCTATGCGCAAACACAGGAGGCACAAATGAAGATCCTGCAAAGCTCGCTGGTCGCAGCCGATCCTGCCTCCATAGCAACGCAACTGAAGTCAAACCAGACGCAGTATCAGGCGCTGCTGAATGTAATCAGCGCACTCAACAAAGTCAATCTCTTCGATTACCTGAAATAGCGAGCGATTACTGCTTGTTGAGCTGGTTGAGAGCTTTTTTGATCTGCTTGATCGTTGTGTCATCGGGAGAGAGTTGCAGGCAGGCGTTATATTCTGCAATCGCCTCATCACGCTTATTCATCTTTTGCGCCATACGAGCAAGAGCAAAATGCATATCAGGGTCTGAGGGCTGAATCTTCACTGCATCCTTTGTGCGCAGATATGCGGCGTTGAGATCGCCTTTGCCCTCATAAAATTTGGCAATGTCGAGATCTTCAGCAGCGCGCTCTTCATCGCTCTGCAGCTTCTCGACTTTAGGCAAGCGACGGCGGACGGATGCGCGAGGGTTATCTCCCTTGTCGTTCAGCGGAGGCGAGTCGGCATCTGTCGCAGGATCGTTGCTGCTGGATGAGCTATCGCTGCCAGAGCTGCTACTGGAACTACCGCTCTCTGAATCAGCACCTGGCATAGGGGGAGCAGAGCCTGGGAAGGGATGTTCTTCAGCAGCCGAGGAATGATTTGCCTGAGGAGTGGGTTCGTCGGGCGAAGATGTTGAAGTGCTGGGCAACGCAGGTGGCGGAGTCTCGCCGGGGAATGGGAACCGTTCGGAAGTAGACGAACCTTTTTGCGCTGGAGTGCAGGGAGAGGAAGATTTATCTGTCTTGCCGGCAGACTCTTCTGAAGAGGATGACGAAGAACTTGTCTTTCCCGCCAATTCTGCTGTCGGGCACGGTGAAGCCGCCGGTTGCTGAGCCTGCGCCAACTGCACGCATCCTAGAATGATGCCCACTGCAAAGACATGGATCGGCAATAGACGGAAATCGTTCAGCATCTCTTGGTTAGACTACTCGCATCGTTGTTTCGGCTGTCCGGCATAATCCTTTGACTCCCACAAGCAACAGTTTGTTATAGTCAGCTTGCAACGAGGGCGCGCGGATGAAGAGGAAGAGAAGCTCTTCTCCCATTCTCCGCCCTCGGACACCAAATCCTTTCATTCTGGACGTTTTTCCCATGGTTTCTGGACTGATGATCCGCTCTTCGTCCATCCACGCGGCGGGCTGCTACACCACTCGCCCTATCAAAAAAGGAACTCCCGTCGTGGAGTATGACGGTCCGCGCTTCAGCAAAGAGGTTGCGGATGAGCGATATAAGGACCGCTTTATCACGTATCTCTTCAGCACCGGCGACAGCGGCGAGGTCATCGACGGCTTCGGAACGGCGATGTTCATCAACCATTGCTGCGACCCGAACTGTGAGACGGAAAACCTCGACGGCCGAATCTGGATCGTAGCAACACGCGACATCACTCCAGGTGAAGAACTAACCTACGAGTACAATCTGCACGACTCCGATGACGATGATGCCGATTGCTATTGCGGTAAGGCAAAATGCCGCGGAACGATGTTTTCCGAAGAAGAGGTCAAGCGCCGCGCCAGAAAGGCCCGTCGTGCAGCGAGAGCGTGAGTGTGCTCTCCGGACGCTACAATAGCAGGATGCGGCCTTGAACCGCACTTTGGCTATGGCATATCAGGTTTTAGCGAGAAAGTACCGCCCGCAGCGCTTTGCAGACGTCGTTGGACAGGACCACGTCACCGTAACGCTGATGAACGCCCTTACGCAGGGCCGAATCGCGCACGGCTATATCTTCAGTGGACACCGTGGCATCGGCAAGACCACCATTGCGCGTATTCTCGCGATGGCGCTGAACTGCCGCAACACAATCGGCAGCCCGGCTCGCCCGACGGCCGAGCCCTGCGAAGTCTGTGAATCGTGCACGGAGATACGCGCGGGCAACTCGGTTGATGTCATTGAGATTGACGCCGCCACGAATCGCGGCATCGATGAGATTCGCGAACTGCGTGACGCAGCGCGGTATCGCCCGGCACGCGACAAATATAAGATCTATATCCTCGACGAAGCTCACCAGATCACAGATGCTGCCTTCAATGCCCTGTTAAAGACGCTTGAGGAGCCGCCGGAGCATATCGTCTTCATGATGGCGACAACGCAGCCGGAAGATATTCCGCAGACGGTGCGGTCGCGCTGCCAGCACTTCAGCTTTCACGCCGTCAAGCTGGTCGACATTCTCGGGCAGATCCGCGCTATTGCTGATCACGAGGGTGTGCAGGCAGATGATGCTGCTCTGGCTCTGCTTGCAGAGGCAGGTGACGGCTCCATGCGCGATGCATTGTCGATCATGGACCAGGCCATTGCCAGCGCTCCGCTGGAGGACGGCAAGCCCAGGCTCGACGCGGCCCAGATTCGTGAGCTGATGGGCACGGTTCCCAACGCTGTCTTCGAGCGCATCCTGCAGGCGGTCGATGGAAACCGTAGCGCCGAGGTCATCACGACGGCAAACGAGCTGCTGGATGCCGGCAATAGCCCGGCACAGCTCGCCCGTCAGTGCGTGCGCTACCTGCGAAACTGCATCATGGCAAAGATTGCAGGTGTCGAAGCGGATGGTTCCGGTCTGGACGGAGTCGCATCGGAACTACTCCAGATTTCGGCGGATGAACAGCGCCGTGCAGCGCGGTCCGCAGCGCTGTTTACTGAAGAAGAGCTAACTCGTTTCCTGCAGGTGATGCTGCGGACCTTTGACGAGCTTGGCTATCGCCAGGAGCAACGCTTCCACTTCGAGCTTGGTCTGTTGAAGCTGGTTCATCTGCGTAGGCTGCTACCGGTCGAAGAGGTGCTAAGCCGCTTCCCTGTTCCCGGTGGCTCAGGTGGCGCCGAATCGCCGCGTCCGCGCCCCGTAAATACACCTAACACGACAACACCGCCTGCGCGTGCCAGCTCTCCAACTCCGTTTGTTGTTCCTGCTGCACCGACCAAGCCTGCATTCTCCCCGTTCTCGGCAGATACTAGCCGCAAGTCGATTCCTGAAGCTGCACCAGCACGCGTTGAGCCCAAGGCTTCGGCGGCTCAATCCGCACCGGCTGTAACGATGACGGCGGTAGCCGTGATTGAAGATGAGCCTATATCCGACGTTACGCCGTTGGAGGTTGCAGCGGACCTGTTGGGGCTGGGAGCTATGCCTGTTGCAGTTCTAGAGCCTGAAGCAGTTCCGATTACACCACCCGAAACAGTTGCGTCTTCAGCATCGGCGGGTGGGGCGAATTCCGCAGAAGAGCTGCAACGCGTTGCCGTTGAAGCTCTCTCAGCGGCAAAGAGTCAGGGAACGGCCGCGGACGCTATCGGCGATGCCGAATGGACAGTCGAAGGTGGCGAGATCCGCGTTCAGACTGCACTTTCGAAGACGATGCTGTCGATGGTGATCAATGCCGATGCGGATCGGATTATCCGGGCAGCTTTACGGACAGCAGGAGCAGGCGCGCTGAAGCTGAGTCTGCTGCCGGGCGCGGCGAACGCCGTGGCGAAGAAGCCGAAGGTAGCGCGGACAGGAAGCGCGCAGGCGAAGGCGCTCGATCATCCGGTTGTGCAGCAGGCGCAGAAGCTGTTCAATGCCGAGATACGCAACGTGATCGATCTGCGCGACAACGATTAAGGATTTAGCCATGAATCTCTCAGACCTGGGAAAGATGAAAGACATGATGGGGCAGGCGCGCCAGATGCAGGAGCAGATGGAGCGCAAGCTGGCCGAGACGGTGATTGAAGCCTCGAGCGGTGGAGGCGTCGTTACGGTTCGCATGAACGGCAAGAAAGAGGTTCTGCGGCTGAAGATCGATCCGACTGCTGTCGGCAGCGCGGGCAGCGATCTTGAGCTGCTGGAAGACCTGATCGTTGCCGCGATCAACGAAGGGGGTCGCCGCGCTGATGAAGCGATCAAGTCCAGCGTCTCCGGGATGTTGGGCGGCCTGAATATTCCGGGGTTGACCTAGTGGCTCGATTTGCTGAGCCGATGACGCGGCTGATCGATGAGCTGCGCAAGCTGCCGGGAATCGGCACCAAGAGCGCGCAGCGGCTGGCGTTTCATGTCCTGCGCTCTTCGCACGACGATGCCGAGCGGCTGGCTGGCGCGATTCGCGAGCTGAAGGCGAGTCTTCGGCTGTGTTCGGTGTGCAACAACATCACGGACGTCGATCCTTGCAGCTATTGCACCAATGCGGCGCGCGATCAACGGCTGGTCTGCGTGGTCGAAGAGCCGACGAACATCGCGACAATCGAGAAGACGCGCAGCTATGCGGGCGTCTATCACGTGCTGCATGGAACTCTTTCTCCTATTGGCGGTGTTGGGCCGGAGCAGCTTCGGATTGCGAACCTGATGACTCGTCTGCCTGAGTTAGATGAGGTGATTCTTGCGCTGTCGCCAACAACCGAAGGCGAGGCGACGGCGCGTTATCTTGCCGATGAGATTCGGCGTGCGGATCAACAGATCAGGGTCACACGCATCGCGACGGGGGTTCCAGCAGGCAGCGATATCGAGTACGCAGACGAGATTACGATGTCGCGCGCGCTCGAAGGCCGCCGCGAGTTGTGATGTGTTGAAGATGTTGTCATCTTCACGTGATATAAGGCTTTCATGAATAATCGTCTCAGCCGTCGCGGCTTCCTTCGTCAGAGTTTTGCTTTCAGTGCACTTGCGAGTCTTGGCTCGCTGCCTTCGCTTGCGATGAAGCAGGCTTCGTCGCAAGGAGCGTCGAACTGGCTGCTGGTCGGCGATTGGGGCTATGAGAAGTTTGAGGCGCAGACAGCGGTTGCTGCTGCGATGAAGAAGTATGTTCACCAGCAGTCGTTGAAGACGGATGCGCTGATGATGCTAGGCGACAACTGGTACGGCGACCTGGTGGGCGGCGTCGATTCGCCACGCTGGAAGACGCAGTTCGAAGAGATGTATCCGGCTTCGGTCTTTAACTGCCCGGCGTATGCGGTGCTGGGCAACCATGACTATCAGCGGATGCCGGAGAGCAAGGTTGCGGCAGAGCTGGCGTATGCGAAGCGGCCCGGAACGCGCTGGAAGATGCCAGCTCGCTGGTACCGGTTCGAGTTCCCTGCTGTGAAACCGCTGGTGACGGTGCTTGCTCTCGACAGCAACATGCCGCGTCCGCTGGGTGCGCAGGCGAAGGGCGTGAACTTTACGCTAACCGATGCGGAACGGCTGGAGCAGCTTGCGTGGCTGAAGGCTGAGCTGGAGAAGCCGCGCACGACGCCTTACCTGATCGTGATGGCGCATCATCCGATTTATTCGAACGGGCCGCACGGCGATCACAAGGTGCTGATTGCGGACTGGGAGCCTTTGCTGCGCGAACATAAGGTCCATCTCTACTTCGCGGGGCACGATCATGATATGCAGCACCTGGAGTTCGACGGGCATCCGACTTCGTTTGTGCTGTCGGGCGGCGGCGGCGCCGATCTTTACACGCTGGAGATCGATGAGGCGAAGCGTGGACCATATGCAGCGAAGATCTACGGCTTCAGCCATCTGGAGATTACGCCGGAGTGGCTGACGCTGCGGCATATCGACTCAGAGGGACGGCTGATTCATGGGTTCAGGAAGTCGCCCTCGGGTGAGATGCGGGTGTTGAGCTAGACCCCCTCCCCCCTCTGGTTTTCCATAAACCACCTATTTTCAATGCATTACGCGTTTTCAACAGCGCAAAATATTGAAAATAGATGATTTAGAAGCAAAAATATAGATTCCAAATGAGTTAGCCCCGGCTTCGAAGCCGGGGCTATTTTTTCTATCTGGTTTAAGTATAGCGAAACGGAGATAACTGATCGGCAGATTTTTGTGGGTTTATTTGATTTGGAATGAATGAGTTGTGATTTTGGGGGGCTTGACAGGCATCTTTGCTCCCGTTGGCGGCTGCGTAATTTTTGCGATGCGCTCGAGATTCGTGACTCTGCGAGCAAAATGCGGGGGTTCCTCGGCTCGCTGCGCTCGCTCGGAATGACACCTGTTGAAGACGTGGATGCGACACGCCAATGCTGGCACCAGCGTGCGATGACCGGCGTACCCTAGCTCAGGTTTTCGCCGGTCATTTCCGTGGGCTTTTTGAGGTTGAGGAGATGGAGGATGGTGGGGGCTATGTCGCGCAGGCTTCCGCCGGGCCTGAGGATGGCGTGGTGGCTGGTGTCCTGCTCGTCGTTGATGAGGATGAAGGGGACGGGGTTGGTGGTGTGTGCGGTGTGGGGACCGCCGGTGATGGGATCGATGAGAAGCTCGGCGTTGCCGTGGTCGGCGGTGACGAGCAGCGAACCTCCGCGCTGTTTGACGGCGGAGTAGATGCGGCTGAGCTCGGTGTCGATGGTTTCGACGGCCTTGATGGTGGGGTCGAGCTTGCCGGAGTGGCCGACCATGTCGGCGTTGGCGAAGTTGACGATGATGACATCGAAGGCGGTGTCGTTGACGGCCTTGACGACGGCGTCGGCGATGCCGGCGGCGGACATCTCGGGCGCGAGATCGTAGGTGGCGACTTTCTGCGAGGGGATGAGGACGCGGTCTTCGCCGAGGAAGGGTTTTTCGATGCCACCGTTGAAGAAGTAGGTGACGTGGGCGTACTTCTCGGTTTCGGCGACGCGAAGGTTGCGGAGACCGGCATCGGCCATGACGTTGGCGAGCAGATTATCCATTGACTCCGGTGGGATGACGACGGGGAGACGGAAGTTTTTGTCGTACTGCGTCATGCAGACGTAATGGATGTTTTGGGGCGCTTCGTTGCGCGGGATGGCGAGGTCGAGCTCAGCTGCCTTGGGCAGATCGAGTGCGTTGTCGGTCGTGAGGCCGCCGGGGACGTCGGAGCTACGGGCGAGGACGCGAGTGATCTGGCGGACGCGGTCGGCGCGGTAGTTGAAGCAGATGCAGACGTCGTTATCGCGGATGGGTCCGATTGCCTTACCGTGCTGGTCGACGACGGTGAAGGGCGGGACGAACTCGTCGGTGATGCCGTTGTTATAGAGCTCGCGAATACGGGCGAGCGGGTCGGTGTAGGTGCCACCTTCGGGGTGGCCGGTGACCATGGCGTCGAAGGCCTGGCGCTCTTTCTCCCAGCGGAGGTCGCGGTCCATGGCATAGTAGCGGCCGGAGATGGAGGCGATCTGTCCTATGCCGATCTCGCGAATCTGCTGCTCGAGGGATTCGAGGTAGCCGAGGCCGCTGGTGGGCATGGTGTCGCGTCCGTCCATAAAGGCGTGGACGTAGACGCGGGTGAGGTGATGCTGGGCGGCGAGCTTGAGGAGCGCGTAGAGGTGGCGCTGCTGCGAGTGGACGCCGCCGTCGGAGACGAGTCCGAAGAGATGGAGGGCGCGGTTGCCCTGCCCCGCAAGTTGGACGGCGCGGGTAAGGACTGGGTCGGAGAAGAAGGAGCCGTCCTCGATGGCGGCATCGATGCGGGTGATGTCCATGCGGACGATGCGTCCGGCGCCGAGGTTGAGATGGCCGACTTCGCTGTTGCCCATCTGGCCGTCGG is a genomic window containing:
- a CDS encoding flagellar basal body L-ring protein FlgH, which encodes MSRSTPNQPENELIPAEQEATPALFGALSMSRSHQSELYRFAFFTALILLLLLAASLHAQTIADKLSLKQKPNPAATSLESYLERVRTYNSSPATAGSIWNDSGRLTRMMTDVRAMRPHDLISVVVSESLAASTDGTVKNSRASNASSQVSNLFGTLHAGNALQNLINQNSAAGLNAQGTSATNSSLSTILGGQVIEVLPNGMLVIEAARQVEFSQQTQTIVLRGIVRPEDISQQNQILSTAISSLELEVRGKGIITDYTHRPNALVRLLQRALIF
- a CDS encoding flagellar basal body P-ring protein FlgI, with translation MKQLVSIPSKWLLSIGAYVALLSIASAQTFASDITSTAHQARVKDIATIEGIRDNQLVGYGIVVGLQGTGDSQQTAFPTQTLASTLLRMGVSVPAGAIRVQNLAAVFVSATLPPFSRPGTKLDITVSSAGDARSLEGGLLLMTPLYGADGKIYAQAQGPLVVGGYSIGANGNLKQVNHPNTARVPYGGIVERAVPLDFAEQRQFSLLLNDADFRSAEGVASAINHAVGRTAAHVVDSRRINLSAAGGEEVPAFLAQVESVEVPVFPRAKVIVNERTGTVVIGGTVVLQPVSILHGGLAVNVVSEFQVSQPNAFGRGDTKVVRQTSVDALDKPVNRIELKQGATVDDLVRSLQTIGASARDVISILQAMKSAGALEAEIEVL
- a CDS encoding rod-binding protein encodes the protein MTVTLDGVNTNLPSVDTERRSKLADAAQQFEAMMLQELLKPMRSGEDDLSGEKNEDSSMDTIASFGTEAVAKAISKSGGLGIARQIIQQLSTREPSASGQEISK
- the flgM gene encoding flagellar biosynthesis anti-sigma factor FlgM, producing the protein MMSFGDGIGELKNVLSTLTPVGEAQAASRPANTTLPASSGTAPADEASLSSASGLVSKALATPDVRMEKVEALRQAIADGSYQVPSSEVAGKVIESLIK
- the flgK gene encoding flagellar hook-associated protein FlgK — protein: MARQALMADQAALGVISNNVANQNTPGYTRQVVNWQSRDSVTIGAYTVGGGVDVGSQGVSQRDRILEQRVQQQTQTQAQSQALEDALTQIQNVFGLSSTSTSASTTALGSAIDSFFNSLSSLSANPSDMPTRQKVLAASQNLASAFNSAANQITQISTNLDKQVAGNVDQINTLTATIATLNQKISSASPNTDAGVLEDQRQQAIAQLSQYVGLNQITNEANGITLTTSNGAVLVSGGQSPALSTTLVGGVTHIIAGPTSQDVTSGLTGGSLGGILAARDQQIPVFQNALDNLAYSIGTQVNTVNAQGLDGYGNPGQAIFALPATVSNAAAQIQVIASDPQAIAAAAIGEGTTGNSNALALSHLATTAIASGQTASNFFSSFLAQIGSAAAGATADNTAQQAILSQLTSQRNALSGVSLDEEAANLTNYQRAYQAAAKVFSIADSVMTSAINLGVTTSVS
- the flgL gene encoding flagellar hook-associated protein FlgL, producing the protein MRADPSYVNLLTQSLNDAANRANMLSGQLSSGLRVQSLSDDPSAAAQSTQMGSQISRVDTFVQTASGTSSMLQVTDSTLGEVVTQLTSAISLAVQAANGTLNNANLQAVMQQVTGIRDQVLSLANTSYQGHYLFAGSKGTAAPYSLDTTTTPATATYTGDSNVQFIETPSGQKIQTSLPGSAIFGSGTSGALGVLNQFLADLAAGAPSSSFATDTNALNDALAQVSTQRSSLNGSLSTLQSTSTYAQTQEAQMKILQSSLVAADPASIATQLKSNQTQYQALLNVISALNKVNLFDYLK
- a CDS encoding SET domain-containing protein, which translates into the protein MVSGLMIRSSSIHAAGCYTTRPIKKGTPVVEYDGPRFSKEVADERYKDRFITYLFSTGDSGEVIDGFGTAMFINHCCDPNCETENLDGRIWIVATRDITPGEELTYEYNLHDSDDDDADCYCGKAKCRGTMFSEEEVKRRARKARRAARA
- the dnaX gene encoding DNA polymerase III subunit gamma/tau, translated to MAYQVLARKYRPQRFADVVGQDHVTVTLMNALTQGRIAHGYIFSGHRGIGKTTIARILAMALNCRNTIGSPARPTAEPCEVCESCTEIRAGNSVDVIEIDAATNRGIDEIRELRDAARYRPARDKYKIYILDEAHQITDAAFNALLKTLEEPPEHIVFMMATTQPEDIPQTVRSRCQHFSFHAVKLVDILGQIRAIADHEGVQADDAALALLAEAGDGSMRDALSIMDQAIASAPLEDGKPRLDAAQIRELMGTVPNAVFERILQAVDGNRSAEVITTANELLDAGNSPAQLARQCVRYLRNCIMAKIAGVEADGSGLDGVASELLQISADEQRRAARSAALFTEEELTRFLQVMLRTFDELGYRQEQRFHFELGLLKLVHLRRLLPVEEVLSRFPVPGGSGGAESPRPRPVNTPNTTTPPARASSPTPFVVPAAPTKPAFSPFSADTSRKSIPEAAPARVEPKASAAQSAPAVTMTAVAVIEDEPISDVTPLEVAADLLGLGAMPVAVLEPEAVPITPPETVASSASAGGANSAEELQRVAVEALSAAKSQGTAADAIGDAEWTVEGGEIRVQTALSKTMLSMVINADADRIIRAALRTAGAGALKLSLLPGAANAVAKKPKVARTGSAQAKALDHPVVQQAQKLFNAEIRNVIDLRDND
- a CDS encoding YbaB/EbfC family nucleoid-associated protein; amino-acid sequence: MNLSDLGKMKDMMGQARQMQEQMERKLAETVIEASSGGGVVTVRMNGKKEVLRLKIDPTAVGSAGSDLELLEDLIVAAINEGGRRADEAIKSSVSGMLGGLNIPGLT
- the recR gene encoding recombination mediator RecR, which produces MARFAEPMTRLIDELRKLPGIGTKSAQRLAFHVLRSSHDDAERLAGAIRELKASLRLCSVCNNITDVDPCSYCTNAARDQRLVCVVEEPTNIATIEKTRSYAGVYHVLHGTLSPIGGVGPEQLRIANLMTRLPELDEVILALSPTTEGEATARYLADEIRRADQQIRVTRIATGVPAGSDIEYADEITMSRALEGRREL
- a CDS encoding metallophosphoesterase, with product MNNRLSRRGFLRQSFAFSALASLGSLPSLAMKQASSQGASNWLLVGDWGYEKFEAQTAVAAAMKKYVHQQSLKTDALMMLGDNWYGDLVGGVDSPRWKTQFEEMYPASVFNCPAYAVLGNHDYQRMPESKVAAELAYAKRPGTRWKMPARWYRFEFPAVKPLVTVLALDSNMPRPLGAQAKGVNFTLTDAERLEQLAWLKAELEKPRTTPYLIVMAHHPIYSNGPHGDHKVLIADWEPLLREHKVHLYFAGHDHDMQHLEFDGHPTSFVLSGGGGADLYTLEIDEAKRGPYAAKIYGFSHLEITPEWLTLRHIDSEGRLIHGFRKSPSGEMRVLS